The Arachis duranensis cultivar V14167 chromosome 2, aradu.V14167.gnm2.J7QH, whole genome shotgun sequence genome has a window encoding:
- the LOC107473820 gene encoding uncharacterized protein LOC107473820, protein MVWIRITGLNINYYQERAMKMIVSAVGKPIRIDLATKSAERGKYARACVQINLGLPVIKKIQVDGHMYDIEYEYLNLICEKCSCFGHVTRECAKENNNGIGKENMVKEKNLSPMFPVDNNEKTAEGSQIPVKYQNSTFEFGINAKSIPIMEKHGAADLVHDNLQESRMDGDTRTKEGDWVTVSRKGKEKVGKGPNLVKKNQCSNMLQFGE, encoded by the coding sequence ATGGTTTGGATAAGAATCACAGGTTTAAATATTAACTATTATCAAGAGAGAGCCATGAAAATGATTGTGTCAGCTGTTGGCAAACCGATCCGCATCGACTTAGCCACCAAGTCTGCGGAGAGGGGAAAATATGCAAGAGCATGTGTGCAAATTAACTTGGGACTTCcagtcataaaaaaaattcaagttgATGGTCATATGTATGACATAGAATATGAGTACTTGAatttaatttgtgaaaaatGTAGCTGCTTTGGGCACGTAACAAGAGAATGTGCGAAAGAGAACAACAATGGCATTGGGAAGGAAAACATGGTGAAGGAGAAAAATTTGTCGCCAATGTTTCCGGTGGATAACAACGAGAAAACGGCAGAAGGTAGTCAAATCCCagtaaaatatcaaaattcaaCTTTTGAATTTGGAATTAATGCTAAATCAATTCCAATTATGGAGAAGCATGGAGCAGCGGATCTTGTGCATGATAATTTGCAAGAATCACGCATGGATGGGGATACTCGTACAAAAGAGGGTGATTGGGTTACAGTTAGTAGAAAAGGCAAGGAAAAAGTGGGTAAAGGCCCCAATTTGGTGAAAAAAAACCAATGTAGCAATATGCTCCAATTTGGTGAGTAA